Part of the Gordonia crocea genome is shown below.
ACCTGCGCGCCACCTCGCGACTGCTCGCGCTGTCGCGTTTCGCCGAGGTCGACGCGGCTTAGTCCGTCCCCGCGGGTTTGACGAGCACGTAGTCGTGTTCGATGTTGCCGCCCAGGTTGAAGGTCTTCGTTCCGGCACGGGTGAAGCCGGATTTCTCGTAGAAGCGCTGGGCGCGCTCGTTCTGCTGGTTGACGCCCAGCCAGACGACCGCGCTGCCGCGTTCCCGGGCCCGGGCCACCGCTGCCGCCATGAGGGCCTGTGCGGGCGAGTGGGCGGCTCCCGTGCGGTGTGCATGGTGATCGGGCCGGACGTAGATCTTGGAGATCTCCGACGACGGTTCGACGACGACCGCGGCCACCTCGGGATCGGTCGGTGGGCGGTGGTGCAGCAGGCTGTAGCCGACGACGGGCCCGCCGGGCCCGCTCCGGACGACCAGCACGTCGGAGTCAGCGGCGGTGATGTGTCCGGCGAATGCGGCCGTGGACAAGTTCGCCTTGATGAACTCCGCGATGGCGTCGGGGTGCGCGTGCGGGGGACAGGCGAGGGGGAAGGTTGCGGCCGCCACCGCGGACACCTCGTCGGCGAGGCCGGGATCGGTGACCGTTTCAACCAGGGGCATGCCCGCAGTCTCCCAGATCGTCTCGCCTCCCCCCGCCGACTGGGCCCTCGATCCCGCCGACTGGGCCCTGAAATCCGTCGACTGGGCCCTCGATCCCGCCGACTGGGCCCTGAAATCCGTCGACTGGGCCCTGTCGAATCCGATCGTTGTGATTCCATCGCCACTGCGTTGACCAGGAGATTTGGTGTTGTCTCGCAACGTCGGCTAGTGTTTCCTCTCGCACCGCAAGCACGACGGGAAACCGGCGGGCGGCGGAGCGAGAATGCGGATGTAGCGCAGCTGGTAGCGCATCACCTTGCCAAGGTGAGGGTCGCGGGTTCGAATCCCGTCATCCGCTCGAGGCGAGTTCCTCGCATGGTGGTGTGGCCGAGTGGTGAGGCAACGGCCTGCAAAGCCGTGTACACGGGTTCGATTCCCGTCGCCACCTCCACCGGTAGTACCCACCAACTCCATACCCGCGCGATTAGCTCAGCGGGAGAGCGCTTCCCTGACACGGAAGAGGTCACAGGTTCAATCCCTGTATCGCGCACCACGGCACCTGTGAACATCGGATGCTCGCGGGCTCCATGCGCCCGGTGCCCGCGGTCCCATAGCTCAGCGGAAGAGCGCTCGCCTCACACGCGAGAGGTCGCTGGTTCGAACCCAGCTGGGACCACCACGTCGAACCTCTCCGCTTCACGGATACGATCTAGGGCGAACCTGACATTCGCCGCCCCACCCGGCCCAACGCTCGAGGAGTCCGTCCGTGTCGTCGCAACCCGAATCCGCTGTGCCCGCTACCGTCCGGGTGCCCGCGGGGACGACGGCCGGCGCGGCGTTGCGCGAGGTCGACGCACCGAACAAGGGCCCGCAGGCCATCGTTGTGGTGCGTGACGCGCAGGGCAATCTGCGTGACCTGTCGTGGGCGCCGGAGACCGATACCGAGGTCGAGCCGGTCGCCGCCGACACCGAGGACGGCCGCAGCGTCATCCGCCACTCCGCCGCCCATGTGCTCGCGCAGGCGGTGCAGGACATCAACCCCGACGCGAAGCTGGGTATCGGCCCGCCGATCACCGACGGGTTCTACTACGACTTCCAGGTCGACGAGGCGTTCACGCCCGACGACCTCAAGGCGCTCGAGAAGAAGATGCGCCAGATCATCAAGTCGGGTCAGCGGTTCTCCCGACGCGTGTACGACTCCAAGGACGAGGCGCGCGCGGAACTGGCGGGGGAGCCCTTCAAGCTCGAGCTGATCGACGACAAGGGTGCCGCCGACGACGACGAGATCATGGAGGTCGGCGGCGCCGAGCTCACCGCCTACGACAACCTCAACCCCCGTACCGGAGAACGGATTTGGGGAGATCTGTGCCGTGGTCCGCACGTGCCGACCACCAAGT
Proteins encoded:
- a CDS encoding GNAT family N-acetyltransferase, producing the protein MPLVETVTDPGLADEVSAVAAATFPLACPPHAHPDAIAEFIKANLSTAAFAGHITAADSDVLVVRSGPGGPVVGYSLLHHRPPTDPEVAAVVVEPSSEISKIYVRPDHHAHRTGAAHSPAQALMAAAVARARERGSAVVWLGVNQQNERAQRFYEKSGFTRAGTKTFNLGGNIEHDYVLVKPAGTD